DNA from Archaeoglobus veneficus SNP6:
CAACGCCAAGCTCACCAATTTTTATTATTCTGCCTACAACGTTACACTTTGTGCATTTCACTTCCATTACTGCTCTCTGTCCTTTTTCCACCTTGCTGAGCACGATGGCCTTCTGCCTGCTGCCACACTTAGGGCAGTCAATCTCGATCTCATCGCCAGCCTCTGCCATGATATACATTCTACCTCTGCAAATAAAAGCATTCGCCTGAGAAGATTCGCTCCACTTTTCCATTTGAGTCAAGAATCAGTGCCCCGCTCTCGTCGATGTCAACGGCAATCCCTCTGTAAAGCCTTTCTGCGACCCTGATTTCAACTATCCTGCCGAGAGTGTCTGAAAGCTCCTTCCACCTCTGCCTTATTTCCTCCCAGTCAGAGGGTAGCTTTCTGTAAAGCCTGAAAAAATTCCCAACGACTTTTTCGAATATTTCCTTTCTGCCCACGCCAAATTCCAAAAGGTTTGTAGCGATATCTTTAAGCTCATCAGGTATCGGATTCGTTACGTTTATGCCTATTCCCACCACCACAGCCGGACTTTCCGCCTCCCCCACAACCTCGCAGAGAACCCCGCAGACCTTCTTCCCTCCAACAAGTACATCGTTTGGCCACTTCAGTTTTGCGTTTGCAAAGCTCAGAGCCTCGCATACAGCAACTCCGGTCGTTAGCGTAAGCTTGGGGAGGTCTTCCATATTAAGATGTGGAGGAAGGCTGATCGAGAAGTAAAGCCCGCCTTCTTCGCTGTACCACCTTCTTCCCCGTCTCCCCCTTCCCGCCGTTTGCCTATCTGCAATAACAACTATTCCCTGCTTTTCCTTGGCCTTCTCGTTCGTGGAGTCGATGCTCGAGTAATGGTGGACTTCGAGGATGCCATTTGCAAAGCAGACATCGGCAACCTCGTATGCGGAGAATTCTGGAGATGAAACAAGAACATACCCCACCCGTTTCCGGGCATCTATCACGTATCCAGCCTTTTTCAGCTTCTCCACAGCCTTCCAGACAGCAGTTCTGCTTACTCCCAGCTTCGTCGCTATCTCCTCTCCAGAAACCGGACCTTTTTTCAGGGATTTCAGCACAGCGAGAGCAGCATCGTCACGTCTGACCACAATTTTCATCAGGATACGTTGCCGACAGGTTTTATAAGCTTTAAAGGTATCTTGCAGTATGAGGCTCGTTGTTGCACTAACGGGCGCATCCGGCCAGATATACGGCATCAGAGTCCTCGAGGAACTTGCAAAAAGAGATGTGGAAACACACGTCATCGTTTCAAAGGCAGCCCGCATAACGCTTGAAGCTGAGGGCTACAGCATTTCGGACGTTGAAAAGCTATCGAGCTACTTTTACTCCGATGACGAGCTTGCAGCCCCCATTTCGAGCGGGAGCTTCAGACACGACGGAATGATAGTGGCTCCATGCAGCATTAAGACTGCCTCAAGCATAGCCTGCGGGATTGCGGACAACCTCGTAACGAGGGCGGCGGACGTAACGCTGAAAGAGAGAAGAAAACTTCTACTCCTCGTTCGCGAGACGCCGCTCCACACCGGCCATCTGAGAACGCTGCTCACTTTGAGCGAGCTCGGAGCGATTATCATGCCCCCCGTACCTGCATTCTACATAAAGCCGAAGAGTGTGGATGAAATAGTAACACATACAGTGGCAAGAGCCCTCAGCTTCTTTGACATAGAGGTGGAAAGCAAGAGGTGGGAGGGTTTAAAGGTCTAAGGTTAAATGTAAGACTAAACGGGTCCAAAAAAGCCTAAACCTTTGCAGACCACTTCTTCTCCCAGTACTCCTTTATAACCTCCAGAGCTATCAGTTTCTCGCCGCTGAGGAACCTTATACACGCTCCGCCGGCAGTCGAAACGTGGTCCATGCGCTTGTCAATCCCGATCATCCTCGCTGCTGTTGAGATGTGGCCACCACCAACTACCGAAAAGCCCGCTCTCGAAACAGCCTTCAACACTTCAAACGTCCCAAGGGTGAATCGCTCGTCCTCGAATACTCCGGCGGGGCCATTTATTACAGCAACGTCGTAGCTCGGTATCTCATCCATGAGCATGGAAATAGTATTGACACCTATGTCCATTATCTTCCTCCCATCGACTTCATCAATGCCTACGTCTTTTCTCCTTCCGTCCACCTCTACCGCCACATCAACGGGCAGAACTATCCGGTCCCTGTACTTCCTGAGAAGTTCAAGCATCTCACCGTCGTCAACTTTCTCCTTGCTATCCTCGACGATCTTTCTGTTCGCCTCTCCAATATCCTTCCCGTCAAGCATGAGGAAGTAGTTTGCAACGACGCCCGTGAGAATAACCTTCTCCGCAATCCCGTTTGTGAGCACGTTTTTCATAACCTTGACGGAATCATCTATCTTCGCACCGCCGAGGATAAACACCTTCCTGCCTTCACCCTTCAGAGCCTTCGAGAGAGCTGTTACTTCTTTCTCCACAAGTCGCCCAACAACTGAAGGAAGTACCGGGGGAAAGCCAATCAGGGATGCGTGCCCCCTGTGACACGTGGAGAACGCGTCGTTGACGAAGAGATCGAAGTTGGAGTAAAGCCTTCTTACGATGAAGGAACTTGCGTGCTCCTCTGCACTCCTGTCGAGCCTTTCCTCTGCGTAAAATCTGACGTTCTCGAGCATCAGGACCTCTCCTCTCCTAAGCCTCTTTATCCTGTCAATGACTCTTTTCGAGAAGCATTCATCTACGTACTCTACATCCCTTCCCAGAAGCCGAGACAATACCTCAGCGTGGCTTTCGAGAGTTGTGAAGTCTTTTTTTCCCGGTCTGCTCTGGTGAGCGAGAACCACGAGCTTGGTGTTTTCAAGTTCCTCCAGCGTTGGAACGTGGCTTTCGAAACGCGTTGTATCGAGAATTGTAGAATTTACCATGGGTGAATTGACGTCCAGCCTTATGAGAATCGATTTTCCATCGTACTCTACATCATCGAGAGTGGGTAAACCCTCTATCATCAGTGTTCCTTCGCACCCTCATTATTAAAGATTTTGGATATTCGATTTTTTAGAACAGACGCTGCTAACAAGGCTTGAAAAAACGAATGCACAAAATTAAAAGATAAAAACTTAAATTTACTCCTTCTTAACGAGGGTAATCTCAATTGCAGAGACGTTTGCCTCTCCCTGCTCGCTTTCAACCTTCTCGGTTGAAATCTTTATGTCCTTTACATCCACATCCGGCAGGAAGCGCTTTCTGACAATCTCTGCTACATCGACAGCCCTGCTGATGGCCCTACCTCTCGCTTTAACGGATACTTCCTTCACACCGCTGTTGAACTGGGTCAACACTGCAAGCACGTAGTTCATTACCGGCTTGTTTCCAACAAACACTGCGTTCTCAGCCATTTTTATAACCTCCCTAACCTCCTTTTACCTCGCTATATTTTTGCTCAGCCACAGTGACAGACTATATTAACTTTTCCTTTGAAGGGTGGCGAAGTGTAGTTCCCTGAGACCATGCCACCTGACTGCATCGAAGTCTCAGGGTATAAAACGCTGAAGCTCTGAAAGGCACTTTATAACATAATCCGCCTGCTCTGCAAAGCTCTCGTTCTTATCGTTAAGCAACAGAGCCGTTTTTGTTCCCGCAAGTTTTCCAGCCATTACATCGAAAATGTAGTCTCCAACCGTTATTGCCTCGTTTGGCTCAGCATTCGTAATCCTTAAGGCGAGCTTTATGGGCTCGGGAGAAGGTTTCGGGGGCGCGTCATCTCTCGTAATGACAAAGTCAAGGTTCAGGCCGAATTTCTCGGCGATGATTTCAACGCTTTCCCTGCAATTCCTCGTTACTATTCCTTTCCTGCAGCCTGCATCCTCTAATAACTCGAGAATTTCCCGTGCGTACGGCATCAACTTCGCTTTTTTCGCAGCTCTGACCTCGTACTCCTTGAGAATCTCAAGCTTCTCTTCTCTTTTGCTGTCTTCCATAATGCTCTCGAGTATGTATCTCCCCTTTATTCCGAGTTCCTCTCGAATTCTATCAAAGGGAAGATTGAACTCCACAAGAGTGCCGTCCATGTCAAACACGTATGCCCGAAACACTATAGAGCTATATTCAGCCGATATTTATTTTTGCCCGCAAAGTTTTTGTTTCACGGAATCTATTTCCTGGCATGAGGCTCAGATTTATTGCGCTTTTCCTTGCATTGCTTGTCGCTCTTGCCATTGCTCCCGCTGAAGCACAGTTCGTTAATGAGAGTAGGGTCACAATCAAGGCTGTTGCGGTTACGAGCGGTGAAAAACCGCAGGGAGCTGTTATCGACATAACGGTAATCGTTACTCCCGGCAATGGTAGAGTATTCGTCTCCACAACACCATACACAGAGATAGACATGCAGGGCAGTGCACAGCTTGCTGCCCTCACAGCCTGCGATTTGCTCGGCATAGACTTCATGCAGCACGATTTCTTCTACATAATTGAGGCTGACGCGCCTATCGTCGGCGGGCCGTCTGCTGGCGGTGTTATGTGCATAGCAACCATCGCGGCTCTCAAAAACCTCAGCATAAAGGATGATGTCTTCATGACGGGCATGATATACCCAGACGGCTTTATAGGGCCCGTCGGTGGCATACCCTACAAGCTTGAGGCTGCTGCCAGCAACGGAGCAAAGATCTTCTTGATTCCAAAAGGCCAGAAGGTCGTTTACGTTCAAGAGAGGAGAGAAGAGAGAAAGGGGCCGTTTATATTCATCTCAACAACGACCCGTCCCGTCGATGTCGTGGAATACGGAGAGAAACTCGGAGTTAAGGTTATAGAGGTTGAAACTGTAGAACAGGCCCTGACTTACTACACTGGCTACACGATTGAGAAGCCCGAACTCACGTTTAACCTGACTAAGTATTCTGACGTCCTAATGAGACTTGCCGACAGAATGAAGAGCGATGCAACGAGTTTACTCAACCGCGTTAAGACCTTAGCAAAAAGCGACGAACTCGAGAGAATTCAGGAGATAATGGATGAGGCAGAGAAGTGCTACGAAAATGGGAACTACTATACATCCACGAGCAAGTATTTCGTTGCCAAGATAGAGATGCGCTACATCCTCTACAGACACACCATAACGAGCGATGAAGAACTGAGCAAGGAGTTTGACAGGGTGGAGAAAGACATCGAGAACTTAAAGGAATACCTGAAAAACTCAGATAGCATAGGTGTCGAGTCGTTCCAGCTTTATGGTGCTGCAGAGGAGAGAGTTTCGCTTGCAGAAGAGTACTTGAGAAAAGCCGAGATGTCAACGGACAGAAACAAAGCCCTCGAAAACCTCGCTTACGCGAGGGAGAGGGTTGAGAGTGCGAGGGTGTGGCTTTCGCTTCTGCCAACCATAGAAGAGGATGTCCCTCTGGGGAAGGACGAGATCAAAAGGCGTGCGCAGCTCTATTTGAGCCAGGCCGAATCGATGATAATCTATGCGAGAGCGATAGGGGGCCAGTCCGATTTGATTAATGAGGCAAGCGATGACATCGCCGTTGCAAGAGGTCAGCTCGACGAGGGTATGTACTGCGGGGCCGCCATCTCTGCGATGGAGGCTATAACGAAGGCCAGTCTCTCCATTGAGCTCATAGGTATTGAGTACACAAGGGCTGGCAGGGAACTAATCGAGGCGAAGGTCGATGCAGCGAAGGAGTCTGCAGAATCATCTATATCTGAGCTGGAGCAGTACGTCACCCCCATTCTGCCTGTAGCCTACTATGAGTTTGCGGAGACAAACGATAACATCGTCGCGAAGCTTGCCTACTACAAGCTCTCGGAGAGGATTGCGAAGCTTATCGGTGTGGTTGCAAAGTCGTACGTGGAGCGGGAACTCGTGAAGGTTGAGCATGTGCCACTGCCTACTCACCCCGTATCTACTCCGCCGAAGGCCTACGAAATTCCGGCGTTTCAGGCTGTCGAGGCAGTGGCAGCAGCTGCAGGCGTTGTAGCGCTCGGATTTAGAAGGAAAAAGGAGTAAGGTGAAGAGTGTGAGGATAATTGGTGTCCTCCATCTTCTTCCCCTTCCGGGCTCACCCCTTTACCTCTCGTTTGAAGAGGTAATGGATGTTGCATTGCG
Protein-coding regions in this window:
- the albA gene encoding DNA-binding protein Alba — its product is MAENAVFVGNKPVMNYVLAVLTQFNSGVKEVSVKARGRAISRAVDVAEIVRKRFLPDVDVKDIKISTEKVESEQGEANVSAIEITLVKKE
- a CDS encoding UbiX family flavin prenyltransferase codes for the protein MRLVVALTGASGQIYGIRVLEELAKRDVETHVIVSKAARITLEAEGYSISDVEKLSSYFYSDDELAAPISSGSFRHDGMIVAPCSIKTASSIACGIADNLVTRAADVTLKERRKLLLLVRETPLHTGHLRTLLTLSELGAIIMPPVPAFYIKPKSVDEIVTHTVARALSFFDIEVESKRWEGLKV
- a CDS encoding phosphoglycerate kinase, which translates into the protein MIEGLPTLDDVEYDGKSILIRLDVNSPMVNSTILDTTRFESHVPTLEELENTKLVVLAHQSRPGKKDFTTLESHAEVLSRLLGRDVEYVDECFSKRVIDRIKRLRRGEVLMLENVRFYAEERLDRSAEEHASSFIVRRLYSNFDLFVNDAFSTCHRGHASLIGFPPVLPSVVGRLVEKEVTALSKALKGEGRKVFILGGAKIDDSVKVMKNVLTNGIAEKVILTGVVANYFLMLDGKDIGEANRKIVEDSKEKVDDGEMLELLRKYRDRIVLPVDVAVEVDGRRKDVGIDEVDGRKIMDIGVNTISMLMDEIPSYDVAVINGPAGVFEDERFTLGTFEVLKAVSRAGFSVVGGGHISTAARMIGIDKRMDHVSTAGGACIRFLSGEKLIALEVIKEYWEKKWSAKV
- a CDS encoding HAD family hydrolase, with amino-acid sequence MFRAYVFDMDGTLVEFNLPFDRIREELGIKGRYILESIMEDSKREEKLEILKEYEVRAAKKAKLMPYAREILELLEDAGCRKGIVTRNCRESVEIIAEKFGLNLDFVITRDDAPPKPSPEPIKLALRITNAEPNEAITVGDYIFDVMAGKLAGTKTALLLNDKNESFAEQADYVIKCLSELQRFIP
- a CDS encoding S16 family serine protease, producing the protein MRLRFIALFLALLVALAIAPAEAQFVNESRVTIKAVAVTSGEKPQGAVIDITVIVTPGNGRVFVSTTPYTEIDMQGSAQLAALTACDLLGIDFMQHDFFYIIEADAPIVGGPSAGGVMCIATIAALKNLSIKDDVFMTGMIYPDGFIGPVGGIPYKLEAAASNGAKIFLIPKGQKVVYVQERREERKGPFIFISTTTRPVDVVEYGEKLGVKVIEVETVEQALTYYTGYTIEKPELTFNLTKYSDVLMRLADRMKSDATSLLNRVKTLAKSDELERIQEIMDEAEKCYENGNYYTSTSKYFVAKIEMRYILYRHTITSDEELSKEFDRVEKDIENLKEYLKNSDSIGVESFQLYGAAEERVSLAEEYLRKAEMSTDRNKALENLAYARERVESARVWLSLLPTIEEDVPLGKDEIKRRAQLYLSQAESMIIYARAIGGQSDLINEASDDIAVARGQLDEGMYCGAAISAMEAITKASLSIELIGIEYTRAGRELIEAKVDAAKESAESSISELEQYVTPILPVAYYEFAETNDNIVAKLAYYKLSERIAKLIGVVAKSYVERELVKVEHVPLPTHPVSTPPKAYEIPAFQAVEAVAAAAGVVALGFRRKKE
- a CDS encoding biotin--[acetyl-CoA-carboxylase] ligase, translating into MKIVVRRDDAALAVLKSLKKGPVSGEEIATKLGVSRTAVWKAVEKLKKAGYVIDARKRVGYVLVSSPEFSAYEVADVCFANGILEVHHYSSIDSTNEKAKEKQGIVVIADRQTAGRGRRGRRWYSEEGGLYFSISLPPHLNMEDLPKLTLTTGVAVCEALSFANAKLKWPNDVLVGGKKVCGVLCEVVGEAESPAVVVGIGINVTNPIPDELKDIATNLLEFGVGRKEIFEKVVGNFFRLYRKLPSDWEEIRQRWKELSDTLGRIVEIRVAERLYRGIAVDIDESGALILDSNGKVERIFSGECFYLQR